One Euphorbia lathyris chromosome 1, ddEupLath1.1, whole genome shotgun sequence DNA segment encodes these proteins:
- the LOC136209063 gene encoding uncharacterized protein At5g39570 yields MPYYERDGDEVDDFDEYDPTPYGGGYDLALTYGRPLPPSEETCYTSSSMDEVDYARPHFSSSAEPSAYADNALQEEYGSYARQKIRPGRPAHGFTPGGGEAFVDAKPEPAYGFQPGQGRPGSEYGSGYGGRPEPEYGSGGHGGRPKPHSEEYGSGHGRRPDSEYGSGGRTEYEKPHEYGSGYGRKPESEYGSGGYGGRPESEHGSGYGGRIESEHGSGYGGRKPSYGDEGERPSYGDEPPRRTGYGRQEEDSERPSYQKRHDDDDGSPKKYGDDERYGRKKYGSGDDEGSGRKKYGYGDDDEGSGRKKYGGDDSDDDEDDEKKQRRHKHHHKKHYDDE; encoded by the coding sequence ATGCCGTACTATGAGAGAGACGGAGACGAAGTCGATGATTTCGACGAGTATGATCCGACACCATACGGTGGCGGATACGACCTTGCCTTGACGTATGGACGTCCACTCCCCCCCTCAGAAGAGACCTGCTACACGAGCTCTTCCATGGATGAGGTCGACTATGCGCGTCCCCACTTCAGCTCCTCCGCTGAGCCCTCTGCTTATGCCGATAACGCTCTCCAGGAGGAGTACGGAAGCTATGCCCGTCAAAAGATCCGACCTGGTCGTCCTGCTCATGGATTCACTCCCGGTGGCGGGGAAGCGTTTGTAGATGCTAAGCCTGAGCCTGCTTACGGCTTCCAACCTGGTCAAGGAAGGCCTGGATCTGAGTATGGATCTGGATATGGTGGGAGGCCTGAACCTGAGTATGGATCTGGTGGTCATGGCGGAAGGCCGAAGCCACATAGTGAGGAATACGGGTCAGGGCATGGCCGTAGACCAGATTCGGAGTATGGATCTGGCGGGAGGACTGAGTATGAGAAGCCACATGAATATGGATCGGGTTATGGCCGCAAACCAGAGTCGGAATATGGATCTGGTGGCTATGGCGGGCGACCAGAATCAGAACATGGATCCGGATATGGTGGGAGGATCGAATCTGAGCACGGATCCGGGTATGGAGGACGGAAGCCTAGTTATGGTGATGAAGGAGAGAGGCCTAGTTATGGAGATGAGCCACCAAGGAGGACTGGTTATGGAAGGCAAGAAGAGGATAGTGAGAGGCCATCTTATCAAAAGCgtcatgatgatgatgatggctCTCCCAAGAAGTATGGAGATGATGAACGCTATGGCCGCAAGAAGTATGGTTCTGGAGATGATGAAGGTTCTGGCCGCAAAAAGTATGGTTATGGAGATGATGATGAAGGCTCTGGCCGCAAGAAATAT